The nucleotide window taaatacaaaaactaataacaatagattttaaaCGTTTACaataatttgtttaatacaaaatcaataacactaaatatataaaaaaggaaTTTAAATCAACCATTAAATAACATTAGATTTTTTGGAATGTAAAGTCTATCCAAATCCAACGAACATCTTTATTTGAAcatcttttttttatgaaagtCTATCTACTCGTATCTCAAATGAGATGTTTCGAGATGAGAGGTttccaaaattttgaaattgtaACTGAGTCAATCAAGACCAAAATACATTAATTTGTTTCCAAATTGTAGTAAATTATACCagaaataaatttataactgtcgccaaaataaataaatttgtaactcCAAAGTAAAGCATTAAATTAACATTTACACGGCGATGtacaattatataaatatactacTACGTACATATCAAATAAATGCATTCAACGTAAGGTTAATCATCCCATCCCTTCGAATAGATTTACATTTAAATAGGGAACAAAGTTTAATCGAACAACCCATTCCATATAATTTTCATTAGCAATGGCTCTCTATGATAAGTCGCATAGCATTTTCATGATTATGATCTCATTTTATAGTCTTTATACTATTTTTGCATCAGTGTTAGATGTCTCAAATGCTGTGCAGGAAACATCAACATCAGGATCTGCAGGCGTTGACGGCTTCTGGCCTCTAGCACCAAAGCATGTCATAATCAACAACACTGTACAGAGCAAGCAAACTCTGAATGTACATTGCAAATCTAGTGAAGATGACTTGGGGTTGATCCATATCCCTTGGAACCAAACCTGGGGTTTCAAATTTCATGTTAACGTTTTCAAAACTACGAAGTTTAGATGCCATTTTACGTGGGGTATAGGCGAATCTCAcgaatttaatatatttacggTAGCAAGAGACGACGACAATTTTGGAGATTATGAAGTCTGTAAAGTATGTATTTGGGAGGTGGGAAGAGACAATAAAGGGAAAGCTATGTGTCGAGTAAATCGAGATGAATTGAATCATCCTGTTTGTTTCCCTTGGGACGATAAAGTTATTTTGTAAGAAGGAGAAGATTATTGTTGTTACTCTATATCTAATATAAAAAGTGTTATAATCGTAatagattattttaaaataataccaTTCATATTGTCCGAATGCTTAAAAATCCTTTCCTTTGAAAACACAAAGAAAGTAGTGTTCATATATTGAATATActagaaataataattttaaatataatactatttattttaaaatatttttttaatttagattttggcattattcttttatattttaacttcatcaatttgaaaaaataaaaccataaatatatttttctagcGTTGCTCTTTTAATTTGGTTTattatttcaatttaatttatttaaattttaataaagttaacattttataaaaatatttttttgtattaattttgcatttaaagtttatttattttaagtatGTCTCTTATCACTAGTTTTAAATATGTCaatatctaaatataaattcaaataaaattggatatttttttgttttagttaaaatatactaaactggtaaaaaataaatttttatttaatcgtgtgaagagaaaaaaataaattaaattttagtcATTGAAATATCAACAAATTTTCATTTGATTAGAATTactttagttttgtatttgttaATACACACTTACAATTAATtttgatgaatatatatatttgtacagaagatattatatatgttgatgtaaaaattatatttttaattatgtttaattttttattaatgtgatatatacattatatatatatatatatattgtttcagTTGTGATATatcaattattaattttttaatgctgatttattatgaagttaaaattgtaatttattAGATgttatcatatttaaaaaatattgccAAAAACATAAACTTTCTCGAATAAGCCTCATTGCATATAATGTTTATGATCACAATTTTTATTCTTACTCTTTTTGCATAATGTTCGAATGCCCAAAAGCCTTCGTTTGAAGTTTTTATATATCTACATAAGCAGACTAAATTTTTAGTACAtacaccaaacaaaaaaaaagatgaaggGAATCAACCAcattatattacacttttttttgttaacacattaaaatttcaaataaaaactaCTTTGTTCATCGCTCCAATTGGGTGCTACTATTACCAGAATCAGTTCTAGGTTTGGCCGGGTGAAAGATTCGGTTCAACTCTAATTTCTAAAGAACTACATTATACATTAGATAGTatggtttttaactttttatattattaaatttttttatcattctaATCCAAAAAATGTTTATAGTCCCGTAAATCTAAGATCCATTCCCGACTACCCCTTGTTTAAATTCAACGAAGGTTGACTGACTCTCAAACTATATATTCATCTCTATGCTCCGCTCTGCTCAAGAATCAGTGTGTTAGGATCTAGCTGCATAACGAATGTGATCCATTTGTTTTTGCCCCAATAAGTCTTGATACGACAACAACCATCACCATCaaccacaaaaaaaattcatgtaagcactttttggagaaaaaaaacaagcaaGAACACGATGAAGCAAAGCATGTAAGGCATGTGAAATCCTATAGTGAGGCACTGAGGTAGCCTTTCAGTATGGTCGGAGACATGAGATCGAGCGTTGCGTTGATGCTGCCCAAACAAATCTCGCTGCAGATGCAACTCGCGTCTTCACGACAA belongs to Brassica rapa cultivar Chiifu-401-42 chromosome A07, CAAS_Brap_v3.01, whole genome shotgun sequence and includes:
- the LOC108869083 gene encoding S-protein homolog 5, with product MALYDKSHSIFMIMISFYSLYTIFASVLDVSNAVQETSTSGSAGVDGFWPLAPKHVIINNTVQSKQTLNVHCKSSEDDLGLIHIPWNQTWGFKFHVNVFKTTKFRCHFTWGIGESHEFNIFTVARDDDNFGDYEVCKVCIWEVGRDNKGKAMCRVNRDELNHPVCFPWDDKVIL